One part of the Desulfonema ishimotonii genome encodes these proteins:
- a CDS encoding DUF3369 domain-containing protein has product MTKKFDQMCPDDDDQLLFADESPSPAADAARQQAWKVIIADDEKEVHTVTEMVLSDYQFEGRTLMFLNTYSGEETRRLIEEHPDTAILLLDVVMESKDSGLEVVRYIRDHLENRFVRIILRTGQPGEAPENEVITKYDINDYKEKTELTSQKLFTTVTAALRAYRDIRVIEKSRRGLEQIIESSARLFELQSLKKFARGALTQLISILGLGETSVYFQVDGFTALQEGEEFVILAATGQFEPFIGRSVMAVVPDDIRSRISNAISKEHCQFDGSTFVGYFPTKNGSRNMLYISGWRDMTEMDKNLIRVFSTNLAIAFDNIHLNREIVETQKEVMFTLGEVVETRSHETANHVRRVAEMSFILARKAGLDEQEARLIYRASPMHDIGKVGIPDSILLKGGPLTSDEFEIMKTHVTIGYNILRNSKREILRTAAIIALQHHERWDGNGYVQGLEGEEIHIYGRITTLADIFDALSKRRVYKDPWPTERVVDYIRQERGLIFDPDLTDVFLDNIETFIAIRNRFRDK; this is encoded by the coding sequence ATGACGAAAAAATTTGATCAGATGTGTCCCGACGATGATGATCAGCTTCTGTTTGCGGATGAATCCCCGTCACCGGCAGCCGATGCGGCCCGGCAGCAGGCGTGGAAGGTCATTATTGCGGATGATGAGAAAGAGGTCCACACCGTTACCGAAATGGTGCTGAGCGATTATCAGTTTGAAGGACGGACGCTGATGTTTCTGAACACCTATTCCGGTGAGGAGACCCGGCGGCTGATTGAGGAACACCCGGATACGGCCATCCTGCTGCTGGATGTGGTTATGGAAAGCAAGGACTCCGGCCTCGAAGTGGTCCGCTACATCCGTGACCACCTGGAAAACCGCTTTGTCCGTATCATTCTCAGGACGGGCCAGCCGGGCGAAGCGCCCGAAAACGAAGTCATCACCAAATACGACATCAATGACTACAAGGAAAAGACCGAACTCACCTCCCAGAAGCTTTTCACCACCGTTACCGCTGCGCTGCGGGCCTACAGGGACATCCGGGTCATCGAAAAGAGTCGCCGGGGACTGGAGCAAATTATCGAATCCTCGGCCCGGCTCTTTGAACTTCAGTCGCTGAAAAAATTTGCCAGGGGGGCCCTGACCCAGCTGATTTCCATTCTGGGCCTGGGAGAGACGTCGGTCTATTTTCAGGTGGACGGATTCACGGCCCTTCAGGAGGGAGAGGAATTCGTGATCCTGGCGGCCACCGGTCAGTTTGAGCCGTTCATCGGCCGGTCGGTCATGGCGGTGGTGCCGGATGATATACGGAGCCGCATCAGCAATGCCATCAGCAAGGAGCATTGTCAGTTTGACGGCAGCACCTTTGTCGGATATTTTCCGACAAAAAACGGTTCCCGGAACATGCTCTACATCTCCGGCTGGCGGGACATGACTGAAATGGATAAGAACCTGATCCGGGTTTTTTCCACCAACCTGGCCATCGCCTTTGACAATATCCATCTCAACCGGGAGATTGTCGAAACCCAGAAAGAGGTGATGTTCACTCTGGGCGAGGTGGTGGAAACCCGGTCCCATGAAACCGCCAACCATGTCCGGCGGGTGGCCGAAATGTCGTTCATCCTGGCCCGGAAGGCCGGTCTGGATGAACAGGAGGCCCGGCTGATCTACCGGGCATCTCCCATGCACGATATAGGAAAGGTGGGGATTCCCGATTCGATTCTCCTGAAGGGCGGCCCCCTGACCTCTGATGAATTCGAGATAATGAAAACCCATGTCACCATCGGGTACAATATTCTCAGGAACTCCAAACGCGAAATCCTCAGGACCGCCGCCATCATCGCCCTGCAACACCATGAGCGGTGGGACGGCAATGGGTATGTGCAGGGGCTGGAGGGAGAAGAGATTCACATCTATGGCCGCATCACCACCCTGGCCGACATCTTTGATGCCCTGAGCAAGCGCCGGGTTTATAAAGATCCCTGGCCGACGGAGCGGGTTGTGGACTATATCCGGCAGGAACGGGGACTCATCTTTGACCCGGACCTGACAGACGTCTTTCTCGACAATATCGAGACCTTTATTGCGATCCGAAACCGGTTCCGGGACAAGTAG
- a CDS encoding endonuclease/exonuclease/phosphatase family protein has translation MRFLLYNISYGAGVGRDLHFPFPYAGHLKRTGRNLNRIVSFIKSVEPDIVGLVEVDSGSFRSQKNNQAELIAEELDLCHVFESKYGENSVAHKVPVLNKQGNAVLMNQRISSRKFHYFSKGIKRLVIEVELKDLSLFLVHLSLKFRHRQYQLQELFQMIESADKPVIVAGDFNLFEGENEAALFLAATGLKSANRAGWASYPSTAPRKQLDYIFYSPEIRTRNFYIPPVRLSDHAPLIWDFDISDAPDHINSPSVRQRAA, from the coding sequence ATGCGATTTTTATTGTATAATATCAGCTATGGCGCAGGCGTGGGCCGTGACCTGCATTTTCCTTTTCCCTATGCGGGACACTTAAAACGGACAGGCAGGAATTTAAACCGGATCGTCAGTTTCATCAAATCCGTTGAGCCGGATATCGTCGGACTGGTCGAGGTGGACAGTGGTTCCTTCCGATCGCAGAAAAACAATCAGGCCGAACTGATCGCCGAAGAACTGGACCTCTGCCATGTGTTTGAATCAAAATACGGGGAAAATTCGGTCGCCCACAAGGTGCCGGTCCTCAACAAGCAGGGCAATGCGGTGCTGATGAATCAGCGTATCAGCTCCCGGAAGTTTCACTATTTCAGCAAAGGCATCAAACGCCTTGTCATCGAGGTGGAGCTGAAGGATCTGAGCCTTTTCCTGGTCCATCTTTCGCTGAAATTCCGCCATCGGCAGTATCAGCTTCAGGAACTTTTTCAGATGATTGAGAGCGCTGACAAGCCGGTGATCGTTGCCGGCGATTTCAACCTGTTTGAGGGCGAAAACGAGGCCGCGCTGTTTCTGGCGGCCACGGGTCTCAAAAGCGCCAATCGCGCAGGCTGGGCATCGTATCCCAGCACAGCCCCCCGGAAGCAGCTGGATTATATCTTTTACAGCCCGGAGATCAGAACCCGGAATTTTTACATTCCGCCGGTCCGGTTATCGGACCATGCGCCGCTGATCTGGGATTTTGACATCAGCGACGCACCGGATCATATAAATTCGCCTTCGGTGCGGCAGAGGGCGGCATAA
- a CDS encoding M18 family aminopeptidase, with protein MKESQFNRGMLNFLKKSPTPFHAVLNMSAILDKAGFQRLSESDAWALKKEGRYYVTRNGSSVIAFTTGQADFPETGIRMAGAHTDSPCLKVKPLPEKVSHSYLQIGVEVYGGALLNPWFDRDLSLAGRVTWLTSEETVESALVDFESPVAVIPSLAIHFDREANKNKSVNPQDELPPILLQVEDNDEALFFRDILADRLRAEHPEADVAEILGYEISLYDTQPPAQTGMNREFITGARLDNLMSCHTGLMALIGASGDLPCLLVCNDHEEVGSASVSGAQGPFLEAVLSRLCPKAEDRLRAIDRSLMISADDAHGVHPNYAAKSDPGHGPLLNHGPVIKINASQRYASDSETVAAFRHLCRRADVPVQDFVMRSDLACGSTIGPLTATRIGVKTVDVGVPIFAMHSVREMAGSRDGFYLFRALGQHYA; from the coding sequence ATGAAGGAATCTCAGTTTAACCGGGGAATGCTTAATTTCCTGAAAAAATCCCCGACCCCCTTCCATGCGGTGCTGAATATGTCGGCAATACTCGACAAGGCCGGGTTTCAGCGCCTTTCTGAGTCCGACGCCTGGGCTCTGAAGAAAGAGGGCCGCTATTATGTCACCCGGAACGGCTCGTCGGTCATCGCCTTTACAACGGGCCAGGCCGATTTTCCCGAAACCGGCATCCGCATGGCCGGGGCACACACCGACAGCCCCTGCCTGAAGGTCAAGCCACTCCCGGAAAAGGTCAGCCACTCCTATCTTCAGATCGGGGTGGAGGTCTACGGCGGCGCACTCCTCAACCCCTGGTTTGACCGGGATCTCTCCCTGGCCGGACGGGTCACCTGGCTGACATCGGAGGAGACCGTTGAAAGCGCCCTGGTGGACTTTGAGTCACCCGTGGCCGTGATCCCCAGCCTGGCCATCCACTTTGACCGGGAGGCCAATAAGAACAAGAGCGTCAACCCCCAGGATGAACTGCCGCCGATTCTGCTTCAGGTGGAGGACAACGACGAGGCGCTCTTTTTTCGGGACATTCTGGCCGACCGGCTCCGGGCCGAACACCCGGAAGCGGATGTGGCGGAAATCCTCGGCTATGAGATCAGCCTGTACGATACCCAGCCCCCGGCCCAGACCGGCATGAACCGGGAGTTCATCACCGGTGCCCGGCTCGACAATCTGATGAGCTGCCACACCGGGCTGATGGCGCTGATCGGGGCCTCCGGCGATCTGCCCTGTCTGCTGGTCTGCAACGACCACGAGGAGGTGGGCAGCGCGTCCGTGTCCGGTGCCCAGGGGCCGTTTCTGGAGGCGGTCCTGTCGCGGCTCTGCCCGAAGGCCGAAGACCGCCTCCGGGCCATTGACCGTTCCCTGATGATCTCGGCAGATGATGCCCACGGGGTTCACCCCAACTACGCGGCCAAATCCGATCCCGGTCACGGGCCGCTTCTGAACCACGGGCCGGTGATCAAGATCAACGCCAGCCAGCGCTATGCCTCGGACAGCGAAACCGTGGCCGCCTTTCGCCACCTCTGCCGCCGGGCCGATGTCCCGGTTCAGGATTTTGTCATGCGGAGCGATCTGGCCTGCGGCAGCACCATCGGCCCGCTGACCGCCACCCGGATCGGGGTGAAGACCGTTGATGTGGGCGTCCCCATTTTCGCCATGCACTCCGTGCGCGAAATGGCCGGTTCACGGGACGGATTTTATCTCTTCCGGGCGCTGGGTCAGCATTACGCATGA
- a CDS encoding aldehyde ferredoxin oxidoreductase family protein, whose product MNFGGQILETDLSSGSQSRSGVTPDMARKYLGGRGLNAGILYDRLAPGTAPLGPDNLLMLSCGLLTGTHAPVSARLHVNALSPQTGLLGSSNVGGGFGAALRSCGIQSLIIRGQSPKWVCLFIDGGRAELRDAEPLVGLDTWETQQQIRADIGDRRLKMMVIGPGGENGVRFACMMTDRDHAAGRTGMGAVMGSKKLKAVVIRGRRERGQRPDDATRAVLTRYVKKIRNAGDFKAFSTFGGAGYVKWCDDMGFMATRNYRESRFEGAEALDGKHLRKYVTRSRGCYHCPVQCKAEMKFDRGRFKDMTLARPEFEPMITFGAKCGLSDPETVVFLDNLCSRLGIDSISTGTVIAFAIDLYERGILRPEQCGGLQLRWGDGAVMETLVRQIVARKGLGKLLSQGVRHAAAVIGNSAERFAPHVKGLELTAYNPREIMGTALAYAVCNRGGDFNNVYASLEYGWPAGRAEREFGTSEAVDIHAIRGKGALIRWAAIVNAVLDSLGLCKVPVLSLIGRFDLRDEAELVSALTGWPSDVARLFEIGERIVNTERLFNLRHGMTGRDDRLPPMFDDVPLAPMLKDFYAAMGWDEKGRPDTDRVIR is encoded by the coding sequence ATGAATTTCGGCGGACAGATACTTGAGACGGACCTGAGCAGCGGCAGTCAGAGCCGCTCCGGCGTTACACCGGATATGGCCCGCAAATACCTGGGCGGAAGGGGCCTGAATGCCGGGATTCTCTACGACCGGCTGGCCCCCGGCACCGCCCCCCTCGGTCCGGATAACCTCCTCATGCTGTCCTGCGGCCTGCTGACCGGAACCCATGCGCCTGTCTCCGCCCGTCTGCACGTCAACGCCCTGTCGCCTCAGACCGGTCTGCTGGGCAGTTCCAACGTGGGCGGCGGATTCGGGGCAGCGCTCCGGTCCTGCGGCATTCAGAGCCTGATCATCCGGGGGCAGTCCCCGAAATGGGTGTGTCTCTTCATTGACGGGGGCCGGGCGGAACTCCGGGACGCGGAACCGCTCGTGGGGCTCGACACATGGGAGACGCAGCAGCAGATCCGGGCCGACATCGGTGACAGGCGGCTGAAGATGATGGTCATCGGCCCGGGAGGGGAAAACGGGGTCCGTTTTGCCTGCATGATGACGGACCGGGATCACGCTGCGGGCCGCACCGGCATGGGCGCGGTCATGGGGTCCAAAAAACTCAAAGCGGTGGTGATCCGGGGCCGGCGTGAAAGGGGGCAGCGGCCGGACGATGCGACGCGGGCCGTGCTTACACGCTATGTGAAAAAGATCCGGAACGCCGGGGATTTCAAGGCCTTTTCCACATTTGGCGGGGCCGGTTACGTGAAATGGTGCGACGACATGGGCTTCATGGCGACGCGCAATTACCGGGAATCCCGTTTTGAGGGCGCGGAGGCCCTGGACGGAAAGCATCTGCGGAAATATGTGACCCGGTCACGGGGGTGTTATCACTGCCCGGTGCAGTGCAAGGCCGAGATGAAATTTGACCGGGGCAGGTTCAAAGATATGACCCTGGCCCGGCCTGAGTTTGAACCCATGATCACCTTCGGGGCCAAGTGCGGGCTGAGTGACCCGGAGACGGTGGTGTTTCTGGACAACCTCTGCTCCCGGCTGGGGATCGACTCCATTTCCACGGGCACGGTCATCGCCTTTGCCATTGACCTGTATGAGCGGGGCATTCTGAGGCCGGAACAGTGCGGCGGCCTGCAATTGCGATGGGGCGACGGCGCGGTCATGGAAACCCTGGTCCGTCAGATTGTAGCCCGGAAAGGCCTGGGTAAACTGCTCTCACAGGGGGTGCGCCACGCTGCGGCGGTCATCGGCAACAGTGCGGAGCGGTTCGCGCCCCATGTGAAGGGGCTGGAGCTGACCGCCTACAACCCCCGCGAGATCATGGGCACGGCGCTGGCCTATGCGGTCTGCAACCGGGGCGGGGATTTCAACAACGTGTATGCGTCCCTGGAGTACGGATGGCCGGCCGGGCGGGCCGAGCGGGAATTCGGGACATCCGAGGCCGTGGACATTCATGCCATCCGGGGAAAGGGGGCGCTGATCCGGTGGGCCGCCATTGTCAACGCGGTTCTCGATTCGCTGGGGCTGTGCAAGGTGCCGGTGCTGTCGCTTATCGGGCGGTTTGACCTGCGCGACGAGGCCGAACTGGTTTCCGCGCTGACGGGATGGCCTTCGGATGTGGCGCGGCTGTTTGAGATCGGCGAACGGATTGTGAACACGGAGCGGCTGTTCAACCTCCGGCACGGCATGACAGGGCGTGACGACCGCCTGCCGCCCATGTTCGATGATGTGCCCCTTGCGCCGATGCTGAAGGATTTTTACGCGGCAATGGGATGGGATGAGAAGGGGCGGCCCGATACGGACCGGGTGATCCGGTAA
- a CDS encoding substrate-binding periplasmic protein: MIKKQIVMLFVIGLLMPWSALAEPMVFVTGGMSPPYIYEHNGKIMGTDVNVLAAFCRQNDISAEFRSFPWKRALHMVRQGEAAGILSLFRTPERGTFLYYPSVPINSVKIVLIGRKSDHFTIRSLADLTGKSVGVIDGYHYGPEFDSLEGLNKTYCKTKKEMITMLDRGRVNVITDSLDGFRFMCKAHGFDANRFEVLYRITENPIYVGFSKKLPGRKGELLAEKLGLFLEDLRAKGKLEQIRNPSRQAGGQD, from the coding sequence ATGATAAAAAAACAGATAGTGATGCTGTTTGTGATCGGGCTTCTGATGCCCTGGAGTGCGCTGGCGGAGCCGATGGTGTTTGTCACCGGCGGCATGTCCCCGCCGTACATTTATGAGCATAACGGGAAAATTATGGGCACAGATGTCAACGTACTGGCGGCCTTTTGCAGGCAGAACGATATTTCCGCTGAATTCAGATCGTTTCCCTGGAAGCGGGCGCTCCACATGGTTCGGCAGGGAGAGGCTGCCGGTATCCTGTCGCTGTTCAGGACGCCGGAGCGGGGCACATTTCTGTATTACCCGTCCGTGCCCATAAACAGTGTAAAAATCGTACTCATCGGACGGAAGAGCGACCATTTCACGATTCGCAGCCTCGCAGACCTGACCGGCAAATCCGTGGGCGTCATTGACGGCTACCATTACGGGCCGGAATTTGACAGCCTGGAAGGGCTGAACAAGACATATTGTAAAACCAAAAAAGAGATGATTACCATGCTCGACAGGGGCCGGGTGAATGTGATTACCGACTCCCTGGACGGGTTCCGGTTTATGTGCAAGGCACATGGGTTTGACGCGAACCGCTTTGAAGTCTTATACCGGATTACAGAAAATCCGATTTATGTGGGGTTTTCCAAAAAACTTCCGGGGCGGAAAGGTGAACTTCTGGCGGAGAAACTGGGCCTGTTTCTGGAAGATCTCAGGGCAAAGGGGAAACTGGAGCAGATTCGGAATCCGTCGCGGCAGGCCGGGGGGCAGGATTGA
- a CDS encoding serine/threonine protein kinase, which yields MKKIGRYIVRGQLGRGGMGYVYKVEMPVTGKIVALKLLKPNDLLVRLMGMEKIREMFVAEAVTMSDLRHPNLVEIWDFDEDRGMPFYVMDYYCNNLGTMIGETYETEKPSRVIRVDKAVRYTRQILAGLSRLHHGGIIHRDIKPFNMLVTDQDTVRICDFGLSKLRGERFSGPSNLKVGTPWYAPPEQERDPDSVDFNADLFSVGVMLCRMLTGVLPMEQPKAPSRLNPDLNEAWDAFLLKAISPQPSGRFQCAAEMDRELATLYGEWEKQKENICNLPAEMIEDTPTAPPLKERLRRESIRVRPGEARQAFGLDELWRPARYVQNRFDAGGGTVTDQSTGLTWEQAGSAYPVTWTQARTHIEELSRRRFGGRSDWRLPTVHELMSLLNRTPHGQDLCIGPVFDATRKWLWSCDRRSFIAAWYVSLELGFVGWQDFSGYYYARGVCG from the coding sequence ATGAAAAAGATCGGAAGATATATTGTGCGGGGCCAGCTGGGCCGGGGCGGCATGGGCTATGTCTACAAGGTGGAAATGCCCGTCACCGGCAAGATTGTCGCGCTGAAACTGCTGAAACCCAATGACCTGCTGGTCCGTCTCATGGGGATGGAAAAGATACGGGAAATGTTTGTGGCCGAGGCCGTGACCATGTCCGACCTGCGCCACCCCAACCTCGTGGAGATCTGGGACTTTGACGAAGACCGGGGGATGCCCTTCTACGTCATGGACTATTATTGCAATAACCTCGGCACCATGATCGGCGAAACCTATGAGACGGAAAAGCCGTCGCGGGTCATCCGGGTGGACAAGGCCGTCCGCTACACCCGGCAGATTCTCGCAGGGCTGTCCCGGCTCCATCACGGCGGCATCATCCACCGGGACATCAAGCCCTTTAACATGCTGGTAACGGATCAGGATACGGTCAGGATATGTGATTTCGGCCTGTCAAAGCTCCGGGGCGAGCGGTTCAGCGGCCCGTCCAACCTCAAGGTCGGCACACCGTGGTATGCCCCGCCCGAACAGGAGCGAGACCCGGACAGTGTTGATTTTAACGCGGATCTCTTTTCGGTGGGGGTCATGCTCTGCCGGATGCTGACGGGCGTCCTGCCCATGGAGCAGCCCAAAGCCCCGAGCCGCCTCAACCCGGACCTGAACGAAGCCTGGGATGCCTTTCTCCTTAAAGCCATATCGCCACAGCCATCCGGCCGCTTTCAGTGCGCTGCGGAGATGGACCGGGAACTGGCCACGCTGTACGGAGAATGGGAAAAGCAGAAGGAAAACATCTGCAATCTTCCGGCGGAGATGATCGAAGATACGCCGACCGCCCCGCCTCTGAAAGAGCGGCTGAGACGCGAGAGCATCAGAGTACGGCCCGGAGAGGCGCGGCAGGCCTTCGGGCTCGACGAGCTGTGGCGTCCGGCCCGCTATGTTCAAAACCGGTTTGACGCCGGCGGCGGCACGGTGACGGATCAGAGTACGGGACTGACCTGGGAGCAGGCCGGATCGGCCTATCCGGTGACCTGGACGCAGGCCCGTACCCACATTGAAGAACTCAGCCGGCGACGCTTCGGGGGGCGGTCGGACTGGCGGCTTCCCACGGTACACGAGCTGATGTCGCTGCTGAACCGGACGCCCCACGGCCAGGATCTCTGCATCGGGCCGGTATTCGACGCCACCCGGAAATGGCTGTGGAGCTGTGACCGGCGCTCCTTTATCGCGGCCTGGTATGTCAGCCTGGAACTGGGGTTTGTGGGGTGGCAGGATTTTTCAGGGTACTACTATGCCCGCGGGGTTTGCGGATAG
- a CDS encoding RNA-guided endonuclease InsQ/TnpB family protein, whose product MNIQLAHKIELNPTNVQRGYFARACGTARFVWNRGLAEWNRQYEEGLKPSGPALKKAFNAIKKEEFPWVSDVLRDANSQPFSNLQTAFGNFFKGRAKRPHFKKKGIGDSFYIANDKFRIDENRIRIPKLGWVRMKEPFCQFGKIMNATVSRTADRWFVSIGVRMNITPATCENQAVVGVDLGVRHLATLSDGEIIEGPGAYRKSEKKLRRFQQSFARKQKGSKNRERQKRKISRLHYRISCMRQDALHKLTTKLVRKFSTIVIEDLNVRGMLRNGRLAKTISDMGFYEFRRQLEYKARISGVRVIIADRWFPSSKRCSACGEKHPNLTLSDRTFVCPACSLRIDRDLNAARNLEMYPGLMVA is encoded by the coding sequence GTGAATATTCAATTGGCCCATAAGATAGAACTCAATCCCACCAATGTGCAGCGGGGATATTTCGCACGGGCCTGCGGTACTGCCCGTTTTGTGTGGAACCGGGGGCTTGCGGAATGGAATCGGCAATATGAAGAGGGGCTGAAACCGTCGGGACCCGCTTTGAAAAAGGCGTTCAATGCGATTAAGAAAGAGGAATTTCCCTGGGTATCCGATGTCCTGAGAGACGCCAACAGTCAGCCTTTCAGCAACCTGCAAACGGCGTTCGGCAATTTTTTCAAAGGCAGGGCAAAACGTCCGCATTTCAAAAAGAAGGGGATCGGGGACAGTTTTTACATTGCCAATGACAAATTCAGAATTGATGAAAACAGGATACGGATTCCGAAGCTCGGCTGGGTGCGGATGAAAGAGCCTTTCTGTCAGTTTGGAAAAATTATGAATGCCACGGTTTCCCGGACGGCGGACAGGTGGTTTGTCAGTATCGGCGTCAGGATGAATATCACCCCGGCAACATGCGAAAACCAAGCTGTTGTCGGTGTGGATCTGGGCGTGAGGCATCTGGCGACATTGTCTGACGGAGAGATAATCGAAGGCCCCGGGGCATACCGGAAATCGGAGAAAAAGCTCCGAAGGTTTCAACAATCTTTTGCGAGGAAACAGAAGGGTTCGAAGAATCGTGAGAGGCAAAAGCGGAAGATTTCACGATTGCACTATCGAATCTCATGCATGCGACAGGATGCGCTTCACAAGCTCACGACGAAGCTGGTTCGAAAATTTTCCACCATTGTGATCGAGGATCTGAATGTCCGTGGGATGCTCCGTAACGGCAGGCTGGCAAAAACGATTTCCGATATGGGTTTTTATGAGTTCCGGCGTCAGCTTGAATACAAAGCACGGATTTCCGGTGTCCGTGTGATCATCGCAGACCGATGGTTCCCCTCTTCAAAAAGATGTTCGGCCTGCGGCGAAAAACATCCGAATCTCACCCTTTCGGATCGGACGTTTGTCTGCCCGGCATGTTCGCTCAGAATTGACAGAGATCTCAATGCTGCCAGAAATTTGGAAATGTATCCCGGACTGATGGTGGCATAA